A region of the Ornithinimicrobium ciconiae genome:
GTCAAGCCTCAGGTCGGTGTCGCCTCGTCCTGGAACGAGATCACCCCGTGCAACCTCTCGCTCGACCGGTTGGCCAAGGCCGCCAAGGACGGCGTGCACGAGGCGGGCGGCTATCCGCTGGAGTTCGGCACCATCTCCGTGTCCGACGGCATCTCGATGGGCCACGAGGGCATGCACTACTCGCTCGTCTCCCGCGAGGTCATCGCCGACTCCGTCGAGACGGTCATGGCCGCCGAGCGGCTGGACGGATCGGTGCTGCTGGCCGGCTGTGACAAGTCACTGCCGGCCATGCTGATGGCTGCGGCGCGCCTCGACCTGGCCGCCGCCTTCGTGTATGCCGGCACCATCCTTCCCGGGCAGGCCAAGCTGTCCGACGGGTCGACCCGCGAGGTCACCATCATCGACGCGTTCGAGGCGGTCGGTGCCTGCTCGGCCGGCCTGATGTCCCGCGAGGACGTCGACGCCATCGAGCGTGCGATCTGTCCCGGTGAGGGCGCCTGCGGCGGGTTCTACACGGCCAACACGATGGCCGCGGTCGCGGAGGCGATGGGCATGGCCCTGCCTGGGTCGGCGGCCCCGCCAGCCACGGACCGGCGCCGTGACGGGATCGCCCGGGCCTCCGGGCGGGCCGTGGTGGAGATGCTGCGCCGGGGCATCACGGCGCGTCAGATCATGACCAAGGAGGCATTCGAGAACGCCATCGCGGTCGTGATGGCCTTCGGCGGGTCGACCAACGCGGTGCTGCACCTGCTGGCGATCGCCAACGAGGCCGACGTGGAGCTGACCCTGGCCGACTTCCGCCGGATCGGTGCCACCGTGCCGCACCTGGCCGACGTCAAGCCGTTCGGCCAGCACGTCATGGTCGACGTGGATCGGGTGGGCGGCATCCCCGTGGTCATGAAGGCGCTGCTCGACGCGGGTCTGCTGCACGGCGACTGCCTGACCGTCACGGGTCGGACGGTGGCTGAGAACCTCGCCGACGTGCCGCCCCCGGACCTGGACGGCACGGTGCTGCGGGCCCTGGAGAACCCGATCCACAAGACCGGCGGCCTCACGATCCTGGACGGGTCGCTGGCTCCGGGTGGTGCGGTGGTGAAGTCAGCCGGTTTTGACTCCGAGGTCTTCCGTGGCACCGCTCGGGTCTTCGACGGTGAGCGCGCAGCGATGGACGCGCTGGAGAACGGCACCATCAGTGCCGGTGACGTCGTCGTCATCCGTTATGAGGGCCCCAAGGGTGGTCCGGGCATGCGCGAGATGCTCGCGATCACCGGCGCCATCAAGGGTGCCGGCCTGGGCAAGGATGTCTTGCTGATCACCGACGGACGTTTCTCCGGCGGCACCACCGGCCTGTGCGTCGGCCACATCGCGCCCGAGGCCACCGAGGGTGGGCCGATCGCCCTGGTCGAGGACGGTGACGCCATCGTCCTCGACGTCGCGCGCGGGACGCTCGAGGTCGAGGTGAGCCCCGACATACTCACCCAGCGCCGCGCTGTGTGGACTCCACCGCCCCCTCCGGCCCGGGCCGCCCGTGGAGTGCTCGCAAAATACGTCAAGCTGGTCGGGTCCGCGTCCGAGGGCGCCGTCACCGGCTGACGCGGCTGGCCTGCCCGGCGCAGTGCCCGTCGTCGCGGTGGCCGGGGGTGCCCCATCACCCCCGGCCAGAACGTTTCACCAACGGCGCGTGCCGGACCTGTCGCCACAGTGGCAGCGCTGGCCTAGTGTGGCCACCACCAGCCCTACTGACGGAAGGCCGCCCATGAGACAGCGGATCCTGGCGCTTGGCACGGCAGTGGCGGTAGTCCTCGGCCTGGCCGGCTGTGGGGGCGGGGGTGCGGGCAGTGGCGTCACCATCCTGCGGGTCGCGCTCAACCAGACCGAGACCCACCCGTCGTATGTCGCGCTGGCCAACTACAGCGACCGGCTCGAGGCGCAGACCGACGGGCGGATGCGGCTGGACATCTTCCCCAACGAGACGCTCGGTGCCCAGGCCGAGGTGCTGCAGCTGCTCAGCGACAACATCATCGACCTGGGCATCATCTCCGGGTCCCAGATGGAGAACCTGAGCAAGGACTTCCTGGTGCTCAACATGCCGGGTGTCTTCGACTCCGTCGAGCACCAGATGCCGGTCGTGCATGACCCGGAGATCGTCGGGGAGCTCTACACCTCCCTGGAGGACAGCAACGACCTCACGGTGATGGGTGGGTTCACGCAGGGGTCTCGGCACATCTACGTCAAGGACGAGATCAGCTCCCTCGCTGACCTTGATGGCGTCAAGATCCGCGTCCAGGAGAGCGAGCTGAACCTGGCCATGGTGCGCGCCCTGGGCGGGTCGCCCACGCCGATGGCCTTCGGCGAGGTCTACACCGCACTGCAGTCCGGTGTGCT
Encoded here:
- a CDS encoding TRAP transporter substrate-binding protein, with product MRQRILALGTAVAVVLGLAGCGGGGAGSGVTILRVALNQTETHPSYVALANYSDRLEAQTDGRMRLDIFPNETLGAQAEVLQLLSDNIIDLGIISGSQMENLSKDFLVLNMPGVFDSVEHQMPVVHDPEIVGELYTSLEDSNDLTVMGGFTQGSRHIYVKDEISSLADLDGVKIRVQESELNLAMVRALGGSPTPMAFGEVYTALQSGVLDGAENNEVSYFTQKHFEVAPYFTNSNHLVGLDYMVASTEMLENLDPADRQLLEDEWVNTYLDHTELWGEATQEAIDGARAGGAEWIEIDQAAVQAALEPLADTFLTTPVQRELYDKIRAAAPSQEG
- the ilvD gene encoding dihydroxy-acid dehydratase, which translates into the protein MLRAVGMGDDDWVKPQVGVASSWNEITPCNLSLDRLAKAAKDGVHEAGGYPLEFGTISVSDGISMGHEGMHYSLVSREVIADSVETVMAAERLDGSVLLAGCDKSLPAMLMAAARLDLAAAFVYAGTILPGQAKLSDGSTREVTIIDAFEAVGACSAGLMSREDVDAIERAICPGEGACGGFYTANTMAAVAEAMGMALPGSAAPPATDRRRDGIARASGRAVVEMLRRGITARQIMTKEAFENAIAVVMAFGGSTNAVLHLLAIANEADVELTLADFRRIGATVPHLADVKPFGQHVMVDVDRVGGIPVVMKALLDAGLLHGDCLTVTGRTVAENLADVPPPDLDGTVLRALENPIHKTGGLTILDGSLAPGGAVVKSAGFDSEVFRGTARVFDGERAAMDALENGTISAGDVVVIRYEGPKGGPGMREMLAITGAIKGAGLGKDVLLITDGRFSGGTTGLCVGHIAPEATEGGPIALVEDGDAIVLDVARGTLEVEVSPDILTQRRAVWTPPPPPARAARGVLAKYVKLVGSASEGAVTG